A genome region from Chloroflexota bacterium includes the following:
- a CDS encoding FHA domain-containing protein has protein sequence MMMQPPRCPTCGNENPPEYPPEEYPFCIECGAQLGPFRPQAPQDPYNRPQLDQYGRPQPGGPPYDPYGQQQGPYGGQQGGYGQGNPGYGPGPGPTPYGGQDQQPYGGGQQSPYGNPYGGGGQQQGGYGPPGPAPYGGQDQQPYSAPAPAAARLVLESGVGKVEYPLDAPVVTIGRSRSNDISLEDARVSRHHARVVRQDRGYAVEDLNSRNGTRVDDRSVRDSVPLAEGSVIKIGDAVFRFTQAAAAAGGGQLGGRPSPAPWGSPIPGPGAPVPQAAPVVYMSAWSPVQCPNCQGMRTMVQIVYGPAAQTPGAQAAARQGQIVLGEGPGHPEGPNAECRACGTRVRIVQSGS, from the coding sequence ATGATGATGCAGCCGCCCCGCTGCCCCACCTGCGGCAACGAGAACCCGCCGGAGTACCCGCCCGAAGAGTATCCGTTCTGCATCGAATGTGGGGCGCAGCTTGGCCCGTTTCGACCGCAAGCGCCGCAGGATCCGTACAACCGGCCGCAGCTCGACCAGTACGGCCGGCCGCAGCCCGGCGGCCCGCCGTACGACCCCTACGGGCAGCAGCAAGGGCCGTACGGCGGCCAGCAGGGTGGCTATGGACAGGGCAATCCCGGCTACGGTCCGGGCCCCGGACCTACGCCGTACGGCGGCCAGGACCAACAACCGTATGGCGGTGGGCAGCAAAGTCCGTATGGAAACCCGTATGGCGGCGGTGGGCAGCAGCAGGGTGGCTATGGGCCGCCCGGACCGGCGCCGTACGGAGGCCAGGACCAGCAGCCGTACAGCGCACCGGCACCGGCCGCCGCTCGGCTCGTCCTCGAGAGTGGCGTCGGCAAGGTCGAGTACCCGCTTGACGCGCCCGTTGTGACGATTGGCCGCTCACGCTCGAACGATATCAGCCTTGAGGATGCGCGGGTCTCCCGACATCACGCGCGCGTCGTGCGGCAGGATCGTGGGTACGCCGTCGAAGACCTCAACAGCCGCAACGGCACCCGCGTGGACGACCGCTCGGTGCGAGACAGCGTGCCGCTGGCCGAGGGGTCGGTCATCAAGATCGGGGACGCGGTCTTCCGGTTCACCCAGGCCGCGGCAGCAGCAGGCGGCGGGCAGCTTGGCGGCCGCCCATCGCCGGCGCCGTGGGGCAGCCCGATCCCCGGCCCGGGTGCGCCGGTCCCGCAGGCGGCTCCGGTGGTCTACATGTCAGCCTGGAGCCCGGTGCAGTGCCCCAACTGCCAGGGCATGCGTACGATGGTGCAGATCGTCTACGGGCCGGCGGCACAGACGCCGGGGGCGCAGGCCGCTGCGCGGCAGGGCCAGATCGTCCTGGGCG
- a CDS encoding FHA domain-containing protein, translating to MSMDPMGGQSGYAPAGQQGGDGSGACGTCGRPLPAPDLEAVASGIDQTLSVETGKMVARTAWAGRAPDGMMDSLLSFMPGVKARRQLWERGQALWTERMTQAISGPCDACLGVSQGAANPGLSASPYGGQQPYQPTYQPQEYQPQGAGAPPDTPYGATSVMPGYGAPAGQPPLDDDSSKTAMVSPYTPSPPATEDEDNATSAVPAFLSHAAQSPAAPANPNVASQPPASAPPPPPAYEGDEHESHTVMLTVPPNLNLRGGPRLVVLEGPVHGRQFTLGRQLTTIGRSIGCHVTVEADIVGYDHARVVRGDGGWHVEPIGGAGETYVNDDLVTAPRSLRNGDVIRIGPARMRFESAG from the coding sequence ATGTCGATGGACCCGATGGGCGGCCAATCAGGGTATGCACCTGCGGGTCAGCAGGGAGGCGACGGCAGCGGCGCCTGTGGCACGTGCGGACGCCCGCTCCCGGCCCCTGACCTTGAGGCGGTCGCATCCGGCATCGACCAGACGCTGAGCGTCGAGACCGGCAAGATGGTGGCCCGCACAGCCTGGGCCGGGCGCGCCCCTGACGGCATGATGGATTCGCTGCTCTCGTTCATGCCGGGCGTCAAGGCGCGCCGGCAGCTCTGGGAGCGCGGTCAGGCCCTCTGGACCGAGCGGATGACCCAGGCGATCTCCGGGCCGTGCGACGCCTGCCTGGGCGTCTCGCAGGGAGCGGCCAACCCCGGCCTCTCGGCGTCACCGTACGGCGGGCAGCAGCCGTACCAGCCCACCTACCAGCCCCAGGAGTATCAGCCCCAGGGCGCCGGCGCGCCGCCTGACACGCCGTATGGCGCAACATCGGTCATGCCGGGGTACGGCGCACCGGCCGGCCAGCCTCCGCTGGACGACGACAGCAGCAAGACGGCGATGGTCTCGCCGTACACGCCGTCGCCGCCAGCCACCGAAGACGAGGACAATGCCACGTCGGCGGTCCCGGCGTTCTTGAGCCACGCCGCCCAGTCGCCGGCGGCCCCGGCGAACCCGAACGTGGCATCGCAGCCGCCGGCCAGCGCGCCACCTCCACCGCCAGCGTACGAGGGGGACGAGCACGAGTCACACACGGTCATGCTGACCGTTCCACCCAACCTCAATCTCCGAGGCGGCCCCCGTCTGGTGGTGCTGGAAGGGCCGGTTCACGGTCGGCAGTTCACGCTCGGCCGCCAGTTGACCACCATCGGGCGCAGCATCGGGTGTCACGTGACGGTGGAGGCGGACATCGTCGGCTACGATCACGCCCGCGTGGTGCGCGGCGACGGCGGCTGGCACGTCGAGCCGATTGGCGGCGCGGGTGAGACCTACGTCAACGACGATCTGGTGACGGCCCCACGGTCGCTGCGGAACGGCGACGTGATCCGCATCGGTCCCGCGCGCATGCGCTTCGAATCGGCGGGTTGA